A section of the Salmo trutta chromosome 4, fSalTru1.1, whole genome shotgun sequence genome encodes:
- the LOC115192527 gene encoding ribonuclease P protein subunit p21: protein MAGNVKDKEAYQRLNFLYQAAHCVLSQTPENVELARFYCFTQKTIAKRLVLRQDPSVKRTLCKNCCSLLVPGVTATARQRRTKHRNRMTVLRCLRCGQNKRFLNNPEHRLWVDQPEAQLENQSQPEQGPSTKELKEKADGPISQKSSTRPSSTQHQVPPSKPKTGALWPQ from the exons ATGGCAGGAAACGTGAAAGACAAGGAGGCTTATCAAAGACTGAACTTCCTGTATCAG GCTGCACACTGTGTTTTGTCTCAAACCCCTGAGAATGTGGAGTTAGCTCGTTTTTACTGCTTCACTCAGAAGACAATCGCAAAACGTTTGGTACTGAGACA AGACCCCTCCGTGAAAAGAACATTATGTAAGAACTGCTGCTCTTTGCTAGTCCCAGGAGTAACTGCCACAGCCAGACAGAGAA GGACTAAGCACAGAAACCGTATGACTGTGCTGCGATGTCTTCGCTGTGGGCAGAACAAGAGGTTCCTAAACAATCCGGAGCATCGTCTGTGGGTGGATCAGCCTGAGGCTCAGCTGGAGAACCAATCACAGCCAG AACAAGGTCCCTCCACTAAAGAGTTGAAGGAGAAAGCAGATGGACCCATATCGCAGAAATCCTCCACAAGGCCTTCCTCTACCCAGCACCAGGTGCCTCCATCCAAGCCCAAAACCGGAGCCCTGTGGCCTCAGTAG
- the LOC115192526 gene encoding aquaporin-12-like has translation MSELDVSLGYFLAVVAFGAAFRVLFRKWPCLSFAAEFTTSFVLVACWLEVQTIIEIGEWAGGLGTDVTLTIRFVVLLTHGVICAGATGNPSLTLMNFLLLETPTLHTLLALAAQFLGAHLALIVAGYYWAMELNDMHIIKNLILRECSTALRVSLVQGVYSECVCAFIFYLIYLSLRCRSALIRVPFFAAVLTLLSHAASGYTSAFLNPSLAYGLTFYCPGFTFTEYSVVYCLGPIIGMTLALLLYMGHIPRIFAKNLLYSQKTHVQVPKGDGDKKKK, from the exons ATGTCTGAACTTGATGTCTCCCTTGGTTACTTTCTTGCTGTTGTGGCGTTTGGTGCAGCCTTTAGAGTCCTTTTCAGAAAATGGCCTTGTTTGAGCTTTGCAGCAGAGTTCACAACCTCATTTGTGCTGGTGGCATGCTGGCTGGAGGTGCAGACCATTATAGAGATTGGCGAGTGGGCAGGGGGACTGGGAACAGACGTTACTCTAACCATACGGTTTGTGGTGCTGCTGACCCATGGTGTGATATGTGCTGGAGCCACTGGAAACCCCTCCCTGACTCTGATGAATTTCCTGCTGCTGGAGACCCCTACTCTGCACACTCTGCTGGCTTTGGCTGCTCAGTTCCTGGGGGCACACCTGGCCCTGATTGTAGCTGGCTACTACTGGGCAATGGAGCTCAATGACATGCACATAATTAAGAACCTGATATTAAGGGAGTGCAGCACAGCCCTGCGTGTCTCCCTGGTGCAGGGGGTCtattctgagtgtgtgtgtgcattcatctTTTATCTGATATACCTCAGCCTGAGATGTCGCTCTGCGTTGATTCGGGTGCCTTTCTTTGCAGCTGTGCTCACCCTTCTCTCCCATGCAG CCAGTGGTTATACCTCAGCTTTCCTGAACCCTTCCCTGGCTTATGGCCTTACCTTCTACTGTCCTGGGTTTACCTTTACGGAGTACTCAGTGGTCTACTGCCTTGGGCCCATTATTG GAATGACCCTGGCCCTTCTCCTGTACATGGGTCACATCCCCAGGATTTTTGCAAAGAATCTGCTGTATTCCCAGAAGACCCACGTACAGGTGCCAAAGGGGGACGGAGATAAAAAGAAAAAGTGA